Proteins co-encoded in one Phalacrocorax carbo chromosome 5, bPhaCar2.1, whole genome shotgun sequence genomic window:
- the PSMA1 gene encoding proteasome subunit alpha type-1 isoform X2 — MEAVKQGSATVGLKSKTHAVLVALKRAQSELAAHQKKILYVDNHIGISIAGLTADARLLCNFMRQECLDSRFVFDRPLPVSRLVSLIGSKTQIPTQRYGRRPYGVGLLIAGYDDMGPHIFQTCPSANYFDCKAMSIGARSQSARTYLERHMTEFTDCNLNELVKHGLRALRETLPAEQDLTTKNVSIGIVGKDMEFTIYDDDDVAPFLEGLEERPQRKPAPPADEPAEKAEEPMEH, encoded by the exons ATGGAAGCTGTGAAACAAGGCTCAGCCACTGTGGGACTGAAATCGAAAACACACGCTGTTCTGGTTGCTCTAAAG AGAGCACAGTCTGAGCTGGCAGctcaccagaaaaaaatcctgtacgTTGACAACCATATTGGTATCTCAATTGCTGGACTTACTGCTGATGCAAGACTCTTGTG CAATTTCATGCGTCAGGAGTGTCTGGATTCTAGATTTGTGTTTGATAGACCTCTTCCAGTTTCCCGCCTAGTGTCACTAATTGGAAGCA AAACCCAGATACCAACACAGCGGTACGGCAGAAGACCATATGGTGTAGGACTGCTCATTGCAGGTTATGAT GATATGGGTCCTCACATCTTCCAGACTTGTCCCTCTGCAAACTATTTTGACTGCAAAGCAATGTCCATTGGTGCTCGTTCACAGTCAGCACGAACTTACTTGGAGAGACACATGACTGAATTTACTGACT GTAATCTAAATGAGCTGGTTAAACATGGACTGCGTGCCCTGAGAGAGACTCTTCCTGCTGAACAGGATCTGACCACCAAG AATGTTTCCATTGGAATTGTTGGCAAAGACATGGAGTTCACCATCTATGACGACGATGACGTAGCACCATTCCTAGAAGGTCTCGAGGAGAGACCACAGAGAAAG CCTGCTCCGCCTGCTGATGAAcctgcagaaaaggcagaggagcCGATGGAGCACTAG
- the PSMA1 gene encoding proteasome subunit alpha type-1 isoform X1 yields the protein MFRNQYDNDVTVWSPQGRIHQIEYAMEAVKQGSATVGLKSKTHAVLVALKRAQSELAAHQKKILYVDNHIGISIAGLTADARLLCNFMRQECLDSRFVFDRPLPVSRLVSLIGSKTQIPTQRYGRRPYGVGLLIAGYDDMGPHIFQTCPSANYFDCKAMSIGARSQSARTYLERHMTEFTDCNLNELVKHGLRALRETLPAEQDLTTKNVSIGIVGKDMEFTIYDDDDVAPFLEGLEERPQRKPAPPADEPAEKAEEPMEH from the exons atg TTTCGCAACCAGTATGACAATGATGTCACGGTTTGGAGCCCTCAG GGCCGAATTCATCAAATAGAATATGCCATGGAAGCTGTGAAACAAGGCTCAGCCACTGTGGGACTGAAATCGAAAACACACGCTGTTCTGGTTGCTCTAAAG AGAGCACAGTCTGAGCTGGCAGctcaccagaaaaaaatcctgtacgTTGACAACCATATTGGTATCTCAATTGCTGGACTTACTGCTGATGCAAGACTCTTGTG CAATTTCATGCGTCAGGAGTGTCTGGATTCTAGATTTGTGTTTGATAGACCTCTTCCAGTTTCCCGCCTAGTGTCACTAATTGGAAGCA AAACCCAGATACCAACACAGCGGTACGGCAGAAGACCATATGGTGTAGGACTGCTCATTGCAGGTTATGAT GATATGGGTCCTCACATCTTCCAGACTTGTCCCTCTGCAAACTATTTTGACTGCAAAGCAATGTCCATTGGTGCTCGTTCACAGTCAGCACGAACTTACTTGGAGAGACACATGACTGAATTTACTGACT GTAATCTAAATGAGCTGGTTAAACATGGACTGCGTGCCCTGAGAGAGACTCTTCCTGCTGAACAGGATCTGACCACCAAG AATGTTTCCATTGGAATTGTTGGCAAAGACATGGAGTTCACCATCTATGACGACGATGACGTAGCACCATTCCTAGAAGGTCTCGAGGAGAGACCACAGAGAAAG CCTGCTCCGCCTGCTGATGAAcctgcagaaaaggcagaggagcCGATGGAGCACTAG